A part of Mycolicibacterium sp. TUM20985 genomic DNA contains:
- a CDS encoding PadR family transcriptional regulator: protein MLELAILGLLLESPMHGYELRKRLTGLLGAFRAFSYGSLYPALRRMQADGLIVEESAPVGAVKVRRARRVYVLTDAGRTRFTELVADTGPQNYTDDGFGVHLAFFNRTPAEARMRILEGRRRQVEERREGLREAIARATNSLDRYTRQLHQLGLESSEREVKWLNDLIAAERVAAPGHVETAPEQP, encoded by the coding sequence GTGTTGGAGCTCGCCATCCTGGGACTTCTCCTCGAATCGCCCATGCACGGTTACGAACTGCGCAAGCGCCTCACGGGCCTGCTGGGCGCCTTCCGGGCGTTCTCGTACGGTTCGCTCTACCCGGCCCTGCGCCGGATGCAGGCCGACGGACTCATCGTCGAGGAGTCGGCCCCGGTGGGCGCCGTCAAGGTGCGGCGCGCCCGGCGGGTCTACGTACTCACCGACGCGGGCCGCACCCGTTTCACCGAACTCGTCGCGGATACCGGACCGCAGAACTACACCGACGACGGCTTCGGCGTTCACCTGGCCTTCTTCAATCGCACCCCGGCCGAGGCCAGGATGCGGATCCTGGAAGGTCGCCGCCGTCAGGTGGAGGAACGCCGAGAGGGCCTGCGTGAAGCCATCGCGCGCGCCACCAACTCGCTCGACCGCTACACCCGCCAGCTACACCAACTCGGGCTCGAGTCCAGCGAGCGCGAGGTCAAGTGGCTCAACGACTTGATCGCGGCTGAACGCGTGGCCGCACCCGGGCACGTCGAGACCGCCCCAGAACAGCCCTAA
- a CDS encoding inositol-3-phosphate synthase, with product MSESNEIRVAIVGVGNCASSLVQGVQYYLDADENSTVPGLMHVKLGKYHVRDVQFVAAFDVDAKKVGFDLSEAIFASENNTIKIADVPPTNVTVQRGPTLDGIGKYYSETIEISDLEAVDVVQALKAAKVDVMVSYLPVGSEDADKFYAQCAIDAGVAFVNALPVFIASDPVWAEKFRAAGVPIVGDDIKSQVGATITHRVMAKLFEDRGVQLDRTMQLNVGGNMDFLNMLERTRLESKKISKTQAVTSNLQREFNAKDVHIGPSDHVGWLDDRKWAYVRLEGRAFGDVPLNLEYKLEVWDSPNSAGVIIDAVRAAKIALDRGIGGPVEAASAYLMKSPPKQMPDDIARAELETFIEG from the coding sequence ATGTCCGAGTCGAATGAAATCCGGGTCGCCATCGTCGGCGTCGGCAACTGCGCGTCGTCGCTGGTGCAGGGTGTGCAGTACTACCTAGACGCCGACGAGAACTCGACCGTCCCCGGCCTCATGCACGTCAAGCTCGGCAAGTACCACGTGCGCGACGTGCAGTTCGTCGCCGCGTTCGACGTGGACGCCAAGAAGGTCGGCTTCGACCTGTCCGAGGCGATCTTCGCCTCCGAGAACAACACCATCAAGATCGCCGACGTGCCGCCTACCAACGTGACGGTCCAACGTGGTCCCACTCTGGATGGCATCGGCAAGTACTACTCCGAGACCATCGAGATCTCCGACCTCGAGGCCGTCGACGTCGTGCAGGCACTCAAGGCCGCGAAGGTCGACGTCATGGTGTCCTACCTGCCGGTGGGCTCCGAAGATGCCGACAAGTTCTACGCCCAGTGCGCGATCGACGCAGGAGTGGCGTTCGTCAATGCACTGCCCGTCTTCATCGCCTCCGACCCCGTGTGGGCCGAGAAGTTCCGCGCCGCAGGCGTCCCCATCGTCGGCGACGACATCAAGAGCCAGGTCGGTGCCACCATCACCCACCGCGTGATGGCCAAGCTGTTCGAAGATCGCGGCGTGCAGCTCGACCGCACCATGCAGCTCAACGTCGGCGGCAACATGGACTTTCTCAACATGCTGGAGCGCACGCGCCTCGAATCGAAGAAGATCTCGAAGACCCAGGCCGTCACCTCGAACCTGCAGCGCGAGTTCAACGCCAAGGACGTCCACATCGGACCGTCGGATCACGTCGGCTGGCTCGACGACCGCAAGTGGGCCTACGTCCGCCTCGAGGGTCGCGCCTTCGGCGACGTGCCGCTGAACCTGGAGTACAAGCTCGAGGTGTGGGATTCGCCGAACTCCGCAGGCGTCATCATCGACGCGGTGCGGGCAGCGAAGATCGCCTTGGACCGTGGCATCGGCGGACCCGTCGAGGCCGCGTCGGCGTACCTGATGAAGAGCCCGCCCAAGCAGATGCCCGACGACATCGCGCGCGCCGAGCTCGAAACCTTCATCGAGGGCTAG